A DNA window from Phoenix dactylifera cultivar Barhee BC4 chromosome 13, palm_55x_up_171113_PBpolish2nd_filt_p, whole genome shotgun sequence contains the following coding sequences:
- the LOC103711699 gene encoding S-formylglutathione hydrolase has translation MEKPTEISSYKMFGGHSKRYKHFSPTLGCSMIFSIYFPPSSPSQKIPVLYWLSGLTCTDENFITKSGAQRAACSDGIALVAPDTSPRGLNVEGEADSWDFGVGAGFYLNATEQKWKNWRMYDYVVKELPKVLSENFEQLDMSRVSISGHSMGGHGALTIYLKNPDKYKSVSAFAPITNPMNCPWGQKAFSNYLGSNKSDWEEYDATCLIGKCNKVSAPILIDQGEDDKFLHDQLLPRNFEEACKSVNAPLILRLQPGYDHSYYFIATFIDDHIHHHAQALK, from the exons atggagaaGCCGACGGAGATCAGCAGTTACAAAATGTTCGGCGGCCATAGCAAGCGGTACAAGCACTTCAGCCCGACACTGGGCTGCTCCATGATCTTCTCCATCTACTTCCCCCCTTCTTCTCCCTCCCAAAAAATTCCG GTTCTCTATTGGCTCTCTGGCCTTACATGTACAGATGAGAATTTTATCACTAAATCTGGAGCCCAGCGTGCAGCTTGCAGTGATGGTATTGCTTTAGTTGCTCCAGATACATCTCCAA GAGGGCTAAATGTTGAAGGAGAGGCAGACAGCTGGGACTTTGGTGTAG GAGCTGGATTTTATCTAAATGCCACTGAGCAGAAATGGAAAAATTGGCGTATGTATGACTATGTTGTCAAGGAGTTACCAAAAGTTTTGAGCGAAAATTTTGAACAGCTTGATATGTCACGGGTATCCATTTCTGGGCATTCAATGGGTGGCCATGGAGCATTGACGATCTACCTGAAAAACCCTGACAAGTACAAG TCAGTATCTGCTTTTGCACCAATTACCAATCCCATGAACTGCCCTTGGGGTCAGAAGGCTTTCTCAAACTATTTGGGCAGCAATAAATCAGACTGGGAG GAATATGATGCGACCTGCCTGATTGGAAAGTGCAACAAGGTTTCAGCTCCAATCCTAATTGATCAG GGGGAGGATGATAAATTCCTACATGATCAGCTTCTGCCCCGCAACTTTGAGGAGGCCTGCAAGAGTGTAAATGCTCCACTGATTCTCCGACTGCAGCCTGGCTATGACCATTCGTACTATTTCATCGCAACCTTCATTGATGATCACATTCACCACCATGCCCAAGCTCTAAAATGA
- the LOC103711700 gene encoding probable glycerol-3-phosphate dehydrogenase [NAD(+)] 1, cytosolic, producing the protein MVGSVERDHGSLHWNGSIDCSSGAEERLDELRRLLGKSDGDLLKIVGIGAGAWGSVFAALLQDAYGHFREKVQIRIWRRAGRSVDRSTAEHLFEVINSREDVLRRLIRRCAYLKYVEARLGDRTLYADEILRDGLCLNMIDTPLCPLKVVTNLQEAVWDADIVVNGLPSTETHEVFKEISRYWKERITAPLIISLAKGIDVGLDPVPRVVTPTQMIRCATGVPVENILYLGGPNIASEIYNKEYANARICGSDKWRKPLAKFLRQPHFIVWDNGDLVTHEVMGGLKNVYAIGAGMVAALTNESATSKSVYFAHCTSEMIFITHLLAEQPEKLAGPLLADTYVTLLKGRNAWYGQMLAKGELSPDMGDSIKGKGMIQGVSAVDAFYELLSQPSLSVLHPEENKPVAPVELCPILKTLHRVLIKREVSTQAILQTLRDETMNDPRERIEIAQSHAFYRPSLLGQP; encoded by the exons ATGGTTGGCAGCGTTGAAAGGGATCATGGTTCTCTTCACTGGAACGGATCTATTGACTGCTCCAGTGGTGCTGAAGAAAGGCTTGATGAGCTCCGTCGCCTTCTCGGCAAGTCCGATGGCGATCTGTTAAAGATTGTCGGCATAGGTGCTGGTGCCTGGGGCAGTGTGTTTGCTGCGCTCTTGCAAGATGCTTATGGTCATTTTCGTGAAAAGGTCCAGATTAGAATATGGAGAAGGGCCGGGAGATCGGTTGACAGGTCGACAGCAGAGCATCTATTTGAGGTAATCAACTCTAGGGAGGATGTTCTAAGGCGTTTGATACGACGGTGTGCATActtgaaatatgttgaagcaaggCTCGGGGATCGGACACTGTATGCAGATGAGATCTTGAGGGATGGTCTCTGCTTGAACATGATTGACACACCACTCTGCCCATTGAAGGTTGTGACCAATTTGCAGGAGGCAGTGTGGGATGCTGATATCGTAGTCAATGGTCTGCCTTCCACAGAGACCCATGAAGTGTTTAAGGAGATCAGTAGATACTGGAAGGAGAGAATTACTGCTCCACTTATAATCTCTCTGGCGAAGGGTATTGACGTAGGTTTAGATCCAGTCCCACGGGTAGTAACACCTACACAGATGATTAGATGTGCAA CTGGAGTTCCAGTTGAGAACATTCTTTATCTCGGGGGCCCAAACATTGCTTCAGAGATTTATAACAAGGAATATGCTAATGCTCGAATATGTGGATCTGATAAGTGGAGGAAACCTCTTGCTAAGTTTTTGAGGCAGCCACATTTCATTGTGTGGGATAATGGTGATCTCGTCACTCATGAAGTTATGGGTGGTCTGAAAAATGTATATGCCATTGGTGCTG GGATGGTAGCAGCTCTGACAAATGAGAGTGCAACAAGCAAATCTGTGTACTTTGCACACTGCACTTCTGAAATGATATTTATTACTCATCTATTGGCAGAACAACCAGAGAAACTTGCTGGTCCATTGCTAGCTGATACCTATGTAACTCTTTTAAAAGGTCGCAATGCATGGTATGGCCAAATGCTAGCAAAAGGGGAGCTGAGCCCTGATATGGGTGATAGCATCAAAGGGAAAGGGATGATTCAG GGCGTCTCTGCAGTTGATGCTTTTTATGAGCTTCTCAGCCAGCCTAGCTTGAGTGTGTTGCATCCTGAAGAAAACAAGCCTGTTGCTCCAGTTGAGCTGTGCCCCATCCTCAAAACACTCCACAGAGTTCTAATAAAAAG GGAAGTTTCTACACAGGCCATTCTTCAAACATTAAGAGACGAAACCATGAACGATCCTCGTGAACGGATTGAGATTGCACAAAGCCATGCCTTCTACAGACCATCTCTTCTTGGCCAACCTTAA
- the LOC103711702 gene encoding eukaryotic peptide chain release factor subunit 1-3 produces the protein MADGHETDKNIEIWKVKKLIKALEAARGNGTSMISLIMPPRDQIARVAKMLGDEYGTASNIKSRVNRQSVLAAITSAQQRLKLYNKVPPNGLVLYTGTIVTEDGKEKKVTIDFEPFKPINASLYLCDNKFHTEALSELLESDDKFGFIIMDGNGALFGTLSGNTREVLHKFTVDLPKKHGRGGQSALRFARLRMEKRHNYVRKTAELATQFFINASTSQPNVAGLILAGSADFKTELSQSDMFDPRLQAKILNVVDVSYGGENGFNQAIELSAEILSNVKFIQEKKLIGKYFEEISQDTGKYIFGVDDTLKALEMGAVEILIVWENLDINRYVLKHSTSGEIIIKHLNKDQEADQDNFRDPATSAELEVQEKMPLLEWFANEYKRFGCSLEFVTNKSQEGSQFCRGFGGIGGILRYQLDIRAFDELSDGEYYEDSE, from the coding sequence ATGGCTGATGGTCATGAAACTGATAAGAACATTGAGATATGGAAGGTTAAGAAATTAATCAAGGCATTAGAAGCTGCAAGAGGTAATGGCACTAGCATGATATCTTTGATCATGCCACCTCGTGATCAAATTGCTCGAGTTGCTAAAATGTTGGGTGATGAATATGGAACTGCCTCTAACATTAAGAGCAGAGTCAACCGGCAGTCTGTATTGGCTGCCATTACTTCTGCGCAGCAGCGGTTGAAGCTTTACAACAAGGTTCCTCCCAATGGACTAGTTCTATACACAGGAACCATTGTTACCGAAGATGGCAAAGAAAAGAAGGTCACCATAGATTTTGAGCCGTTCAAGCCCATTAATGCATCACTGTATCTCTGTGATAACAAGTTTCATACTGAGGCGTTGAGTGAGCTTCTGGAATCTGATGACAAGTTTGGTTTCATCATAATGGATGGAAATGGAGCTCTTTTTGGCACTTTAAGTGGCAATACTCGTGAAGTGCTTCACAAGTTCACTGTGGATCTTCCAAAGAAGCACGGAAGAGGAGGGCAGTCAGCATTGCGATTTGCTCGCCTCCGTATGGAGAAGCGCCATAACTATGTCCGCAAGACAGCTGAACTTGCTACACAATTCTTTATCAATGCTTCCACAAGTCAGCCAAATGTTGCTGGATTGATTTTGGCGGGTTCTGCTGATTTCAAAACAGAGTTGAGTCAGTCCGACATGTTTGATCCTCGCCTACAAGCTAAGATTCTCAATGTGGTTGATGTCTCATATGGAGGTGAGAATGGCTTCAATCAGGCCATTGAATTGTCAGCAGAGATTCTATCAAATGTCAAGTTCATACAGGAAAAGAAGTTGATAGGAAAGTATTTTGAGGAAATAAGCCAGGACACTGGAAAATATATATTTGGTGTGGATGATACACTGAAAGCTCTTGAAATGGGTGCTGTTGAGATCCTGATTGTGTGGGAAAATTTGGATATCAACAGATATGTGCTAAAGCACAGTACTAGTGGTGAAATCATTATCAAGCATTTGAACAAGGATCAAGAAGCAGATCAGGACAACTTTCGAGATCCTGCAACATCTGCAGAGCTGGAAGTGCAAGAGAAGATGCCTCTCTTGGAGTGGTTTGCTAATGAGTACAAGCGTTTTGGGTGCTCCCTCGAGTTCGTTACCAACAAATCTCAAGAGGGCTCTCAGTTTTGCAGGGGTTTTGGTGGCATTGGTGGGATCCTTCGCTATCAGCTAGATATAAGGGCTTTTGATGAGCTGTCTGATGGAGAATACTATGAAGATTCTGAATAG